From the genome of Alicyclobacillus sp. SO9:
GCTTGGCGGGATACATTGAATGAATGCCGCACCCTGTCAGTGAAAAAACAAGCACAATACTAGATAACCACAACCACTTTGAACGTTTTTTAGTCTGACTCTGCAAAAAAGTGTCCTCCTACTTCTCTTTGGGAGCTACGGGATCGTATCCCCCAGGATGCCATGGACCGCACTTCACAATACGACGGGTACCAAGCCAGCCGCCGCGCAAAACCCCATAAGTTTTTACAGCTTCCAGAGTGTACTCAGAGCACGTTGGATAGAAACGACAGCGCCCAGGTAGAATTGGGGAAATTATCAGTTGGTAACCACGGATCAAACCCAATACAATCGCTCGAAACATTTACTGTCACTCCCAAGCA
Proteins encoded in this window:
- the yidD gene encoding membrane protein insertion efficiency factor YidD — protein: MFRAIVLGLIRGYQLIISPILPGRCRFYPTCSEYTLEAVKTYGVLRGGWLGTRRIVKCGPWHPGGYDPVAPKEK